In Rothia mucilaginosa, one genomic interval encodes:
- the coaE gene encoding dephospho-CoA kinase, which yields MSQPSSPASTALRRYALTGGIGSGKSTIASLFVEQGAFLVDADAISRSLMEPGEAVLARTVAEFGEHLLDEDGRLNRPALARIVFNDEQARLRLNAIVHPAIRERAAQLVEQAQSEPGFSGVVLEDIPLLVETGDPSAFEGVVVVRTPLATRLQRLVSSRGMSEEDARARIAAQATDEQREAVATWIIDNGGSLEETAEQVRAVWAQMIAA from the coding sequence ATGTCCCAGCCTTCTTCCCCCGCTTCTACCGCCCTGCGCCGTTACGCCCTCACCGGCGGTATCGGCAGCGGCAAGAGTACCATCGCCTCCCTCTTCGTTGAGCAGGGAGCATTCCTGGTGGATGCGGACGCTATCTCCCGCTCCCTCATGGAGCCCGGCGAGGCGGTGCTCGCCCGCACGGTCGCGGAGTTCGGTGAGCATCTGCTCGATGAGGACGGCCGCCTCAACCGCCCCGCCCTGGCGCGTATCGTATTCAATGATGAGCAGGCGCGCCTGCGTCTGAACGCGATTGTGCATCCCGCTATTCGTGAGCGTGCCGCGCAACTGGTGGAGCAGGCGCAGTCCGAACCCGGTTTTAGCGGCGTGGTGCTGGAGGATATTCCCCTGCTCGTGGAGACCGGCGATCCGTCCGCCTTTGAGGGCGTGGTCGTGGTGCGCACTCCCCTGGCGACTCGCCTGCAGCGCCTCGTATCTTCGCGCGGCATGAGTGAGGAGGATGCGCGCGCCCGCATCGCCGCGCAGGCTACCGACGAGCAGCGTGAGGCGGTCGCAACCTGGATTATTGATAACGGCGGCTCGCTGGAGGAAACCGCCGAGCAGGTGCGCGCCGTCTGGGCGCAGATGATTGCCGCATAA
- the rpsA gene encoding 30S ribosomal protein S1, translating to MSTNIPQVAINDIGDEQAFLEAVEQTIKVFNDGDLVSGQVVKIDHDEVLLDIGYKTEGVIPSRELSIKHDIDPSEVVELGSEVEALVLTKEDKEGRLILSKKRAQYERAWGDIEKVKENDGVVTGTVIEVVKGGLILDIGLRGFLPASLVEMRRVRDLAPYIGQQIEAKIIELDKNRNNVVLSRRAYLEETQSAVRSSFLNELEKGQVREGVVSSIVNFGAFVDLGGVDGLVHVSELSWKHIDHPSEVVEVGQPVTVEVLEVDLDRERVSLSLKATQEDPWQAFARTHALGQIVPGKVTKLVPFGAFVRVEDGIEGLVHISELATRHVDLAEQVVSVGEEVFVKIIDIDMDRRRISLSLKQANEGVDPNATEFDPALYGMAAEYDEAGNYKYPEGFDPEANEWLEGFDAQREAWEAQYAEAQARFEAHKVQVAKALEADAEAAAAAPAAAEPAPTSYSSEEPASAGTLASDEALAELRKKLTGN from the coding sequence GTCTTCAACGACGGCGATCTCGTCTCCGGCCAGGTCGTTAAGATCGACCACGATGAGGTTCTGCTCGACATCGGTTACAAGACCGAAGGCGTCATCCCCTCCCGCGAGCTGTCCATCAAGCACGACATCGACCCCTCTGAGGTTGTCGAGCTCGGCTCCGAGGTTGAGGCACTCGTCCTCACCAAGGAGGACAAGGAAGGTCGCCTGATCCTCTCCAAGAAGCGCGCACAGTACGAGCGTGCATGGGGCGACATCGAGAAGGTCAAGGAAAACGACGGCGTCGTTACCGGTACCGTTATCGAGGTTGTCAAGGGTGGCCTTATCCTCGACATCGGTCTGCGTGGCTTCCTGCCCGCATCCCTCGTTGAGATGCGCCGCGTCCGCGACCTCGCTCCCTACATCGGTCAGCAGATCGAAGCTAAGATCATCGAGCTGGACAAGAACCGCAACAACGTTGTTCTGTCCCGCCGTGCATACCTGGAAGAGACTCAGTCCGCTGTTCGCTCCTCCTTCCTCAACGAGCTGGAGAAGGGTCAGGTCCGCGAGGGCGTTGTCTCCTCCATCGTCAACTTCGGTGCATTCGTGGACCTGGGTGGCGTGGACGGTCTGGTTCACGTTTCCGAGCTGTCCTGGAAGCACATCGACCACCCGTCCGAGGTTGTCGAGGTTGGCCAGCCCGTTACCGTCGAGGTTCTCGAGGTGGACCTGGACCGCGAGCGCGTGTCCCTGTCCCTCAAGGCAACCCAGGAAGATCCGTGGCAGGCATTTGCTCGCACCCACGCTCTGGGTCAGATCGTTCCCGGCAAGGTCACCAAGCTCGTTCCCTTCGGTGCATTCGTGCGCGTTGAGGACGGCATCGAGGGCCTCGTCCACATCTCCGAGCTGGCAACCCGCCACGTTGACCTGGCTGAGCAGGTCGTCTCCGTTGGTGAAGAGGTCTTCGTTAAGATCATCGACATCGACATGGACCGCCGCCGCATCTCCCTGTCCCTCAAGCAGGCAAACGAGGGCGTTGACCCCAACGCTACCGAGTTTGACCCCGCTCTGTACGGCATGGCTGCAGAGTACGACGAGGCTGGCAACTACAAGTACCCCGAGGGCTTCGACCCCGAGGCTAACGAGTGGCTGGAAGGCTTCGACGCACAGCGCGAGGCTTGGGAAGCACAGTACGCAGAGGCACAGGCTCGCTTCGAGGCTCACAAGGTTCAGGTTGCTAAGGCTCTCGAGGCTGACGCAGAGGCTGCAGCAGCAGCTCCCGCAGCAGCTGAGCCCGCACCGACCTCTTACTCCTCCGAGGAGCCCGCTTCCGCAGGTACCCTCGCATCGGATGAGGCACTGGCTGAGCTCCGCAAGAAGCTGACCGGCAACTAA